A genome region from Manihot esculenta cultivar AM560-2 chromosome 5, M.esculenta_v8, whole genome shotgun sequence includes the following:
- the LOC110614325 gene encoding galactan beta-1,4-galactosyltransferase GALS1, translating into MRKESPPFSSVSGGTVGKLSLCFETKPLVATLLALTLVMLIWNLPPYYQNLISTTRPCSAPPTTTTSVIASNASSLPITSPATSLSEQKYSTPVTDPNKRIFQAYGNAAALFVQMGAYRGGPRTFAVVGLASKPIHVFGSPWYKCEWISNNGSSTRAKAYKMLPDWGYGRVYTVVVVNCTFPVNPNEDNAGGKLMLNAYYGESQRKYEKFVALEEAPGSYNESKYHPPYQYEYLYCGSSLYGNLSAARMREWMAYHAWFFGPSSHFVFHDAGGVSPEVRAALEPWVRAGRATVQDIRGQAEFDGYYYNQFLVVNDCLHRYRYAANWTFYFDVDEYIYLPAGNTLESVLQEFSDYTQFTIEQNPMSSVLCLNDSTVEYSKEWGFEKLLFRESREGIRRDRKYAIQAKKAYATGVHMSENVIGKTLHKTETKIRYYHYHNSITVPGELCREFLPPSAKDNVTWYNKLPYVYDDNMKKLAKTIKEFERQAIGTVQAFS; encoded by the exons ATGAGAAAGGAATCCCCACCCTTCTCCTCCGTCTCCGGCGGCACCGTGGGCAAACTATCCCTATGTTTCGAAACTAAGCCCTTAGTAGCCACATTACTAGCTCTCACTCTGGTGATGCTCATCTGGAACCTCCCTCCCTACTACCAAAACCTCATCTCCACCACTCGTCCTTGCTCTGCTCCCCCAACCACCACCACCTCTGTAATCGCTTCCAATGCTTCCTCCTTGCCTATTACCTCCCCTGCCACCTCATTGTCTGAGCAAAAGTACTCCACCCCAGTCACCGACCCAAACAAAAGGATCTTTCAGGCTTACGGCAACGCCGCCGCTCTCTTTGTTCAGATGGGCGCGTACCGCGGCGGTCCAAGGACCTTTGCGGTGGTGGGTCTCGCTTCCAAGCCCATTCACGTGTTTGGCAGTCCCTGGTACAAGTGCGAGTGGATCTCCAACAATGGTTCTTCTACGAGGGCCAAGGCCTATAAGATGCTTCCCGACTGGGGCTATGGTCGCGTCTACACTGTTGTGGTTGTCAATTGCACGTTTCCGGTGAATCCTAATGAGGATAATGCTGGTGGAAAGCTGATGCTCAATGCGTATTACGGTGAATCTCAGAGGAAGTACGAGAAGTTCGTTGCGTTGGAAGAGGCGCCTGGCTCTTACAACGAGTCCAAGTACCACCCGCCTTACCAGTACGAGTATCTCTATTGTGGGTCTTCTTTATATGGGAATTTGAGCGCCGCGAGAATGAGGGAATGGATGGCTTACCACGCCTGGTTCTTCGGACCCAGTTCCCATTTCGTATTTCACGATGCCGGTGGAGTGAGCCCTGAGGTAAGGGCTGCCCTTGAGCCATGGGTGCGAGCAGGAAGGGCCACGGTTCAGGACATTAGAGGGCAGGCTGAGTTTGATGGGTATTACTATAACCAATTTCTGGTGGTCAATGACTGCTTGCACCGGTACCGATATGCTGCCAACTGGACATTTTACTTTGATGTGGATGAGTATATCTATTTGCCGGCGGGTAATACTCTGGAATCGGTTCTTCAAGAATTCTCTGATTATACTCAGTTCACGATTGAGCAGAATCCAATGTCCAGTGTGCTCTGTCTGAATGATTCCACTGTGGAATATTCAAA GGAATGGGGATTCGAGAAGCTATTGTTCAGGGAATCAAGAGAGGGAATTCGGAGGGACCGCAAGTACGCAATTCAGGCAAAGAAGGCATACGCAACTGGAGTTCACATGTCAGAGAATGTAATCGGCAAGACTTTGCACAAGACCGAAACAAAGATTCGTTATTATCACTATCACAACTCAATCACAGTTCCAGGCGAATTGTGTAGGGAATTTTTGCCTCCATCGGCGAAGGACAACGTGACCTGGTACAATAAGCTCCCATATGTTTATGATGATAATATGAAGAAGCTGGCCAAAACCATCAAGGAATTCGAGCGGCAAGCAATTGGAACTGTACAGGCATTCTCATGA